The DNA region GCATTGACGGGGCTGTTTTCTGCAACCTTGCCCTTTGTAGGATTTGATTGTCGGTAACAGATTTTAATGATAGAGCTCAACGATGATTGCACCAGAGGTGCGAAAGGGTTTTAGAAAGACAGACAGGTGTGCGTACCTGCTTTTAAGTAAACAAAAAACCAGGATAGGAAATGCATTTTTAGCATTTCCTATCCTGGTTTACGTGTTATTTTAAAAAGATTGATTATTTATCTGGCAAAGCTTTCGGCCTCTATAATTGCGTCAGCAAAAGCTTTAGGAGCTTCCTGCGGCAGGTTGTGGCCTATGCCACCGTTAATAGTATGATGTGCATACTTACCTTTAAAGCGGGCAGCATAATCAGCAGGCTTAGGATGAGGAGCTCCATTGGCATCGCCTTCAAGCGTTACAGAAGGTACAATGATTGGAGGCGCGGTTGCCAGTTTTCTTTCCAGGTCATCATATTTTGTCTCACCTTCGGCAAGGCCCAGGCGCCAGCGATAATTGTGGATCACGATGGCAACATGGTCGGGGTTGTCAAAAGACGGGGCGGTTTGCGCGAAAGTGGCGTCGTCAAATTTCCACTTAGGTGATGCTGTTTCCCAGATGAGCCTGTTAAAATCACGCCGGTTTGCCTCGTAACCTATTTGGCCGCGCTCGGTACTAAAATAAAACTGGTACCACCATGATAGTTCTGCTTTGGGCGGCAGTGGTTTTTTATTTGCTTCCTGGCTGCCTATCAGGTAACCGCTTACCGAAACCATTGCTTTACAACGTTCGGGCCATAAGGCCGCCACGATGTTAGCTGTACGTGCGCCCCAGTCAAACCCGCCGATGATTGCACGGTCTATTTTCAGGGCGTCCATCAGTGCGATAACATCAGTAGCTATTGCTGCCTGCTGTCCGTTCCTGAAAGTTTGTGCCGAAAGGAATTGCGTTGTACCATGGCCGCGCAAATGAGGTACAATAACCCTGTAACCGGCTTTGGCAAGTATGGCTGATACCTCAGTATAACTATGTATATCATATGGCCATCCGTGAAGCAGGATAACAGGCTGTCCGTTTGCCGGACCGCTTTCTGCATAGCCAATGTTAAGCAGGCCTGCATCTACTTGTTTGATCGAGTCGAAAGAAGCTGTAGAAAAAAGCGTATTGTTTTGCCGTGCCGGTGAATCTGCGTGCTTGGTTTCGGCTTTAAGTAAACCGAGACCGCCTAACTCTGCTGCTGCAACTGTTAATGCGGAGATACCAAGAAAGCGGCGACGGCTGAATGTTGTTTCATTGTTCATGTTTTTCGGATTAGTTTGATTAATAATTCGCCTTCAGATGCTTTTCTCGTCGTCGGGCATAACAAAAGTACACCGGCACCAGGATTATGGAAGTGGTTGATGCATGAACCGGACAAATGGTGACTTCAGTCAGACATATTGCCCGCCAGATTTGCCATTATCTGTAATAGTTGGAAGTGGCAGAGCTGGTTGAAAGGCTGTAACAACTAATCCTTACAGTTTATCAGTACCGGCCAGGTTGTTTATACATCATTATTTTACTCGTGCATGTAACAATTAGCAACGATTGCTGTATTTTGCTGAAGTTTTTTTGTTAATACCCTGTCCGAATGAAATTCATCTCCAAAATTGCAAACCGGTTTATTTATATCATTTTCTTGTTGTTTCCGTGGCCGGTTTTTGCGCAAAACCTGGTTAAATATGTACAGCCAATGGCTGGTACTGCTATTGCAACCACCGCTTCGGCATTAAAGCATGGGCAGGCCGCCGATACGCGGTTTGCCAATACTATTCCCGCCGTTACATCCCCATTTGCAATGACACAATGGACACCCGAAACGGAATCCGGCGAAACCAAATGCGTACCTCCTTATTATTATAAGGACAGCCTGTTCAACGGCCTCCGTGGTTCGCACTGGTTAAGCGGTTCCTGTACGCAGGACTATGGCAGCTTTACCATCATGCCCATCACAGGCAAGCTAAAAACAGCTGATTATAGCGCCGCATTTAAACATACTGATGAACTGTCCTCGCCTCACGTTTATAGCATCAATCTTAATCAATATAAAGTGAGTGCCTCGGTAACTTCCACAGAGCGTTGCGGTATGATGCAGTTTACCATGCAGCAGGCCGACAGCCTTTATTTATTGATCAAAGCCAATAGTGATTATCATGAGGGTTTTGTGAAAGTAGATCAACAAAAGGGCGAAATATCGGGTTATAATCCTGCTCACCGTATTTACCAGGGATGGGGAAAAAGCGCAGGTTTCAGCGGTTTCTTTGTGATCAGGTTTGAACGGAGTTTAGGTAAAACGGGCACTTTTGCTGGCGATAAAATATTTATTGCAGATAGTATCAAAAACGATGCTGGTACAGGGGTTTATGCCGGATTTAAGCTCAATAAAGGCGAAAAGCTAACCATCAGGATTGGCACTTCGTTTACCAGTTTGGAAGGCGCCCGCAAAAACCTGCAGGCCGAAATGCCGGGATTTGATTTTGACAGGGTTGTAAAAAGCAGCAGGGTAAAATGGGAAAAAGCCTTAGGTCAAATCAACATCTCAACTAACAATGAGCGGGATAAACGGATCTTTTATACCTCGTTTTACCATGCCATGCAG from Mucilaginibacter sp. SJ includes:
- a CDS encoding alpha/beta fold hydrolase, translated to MNNETTFSRRRFLGISALTVAAAELGGLGLLKAETKHADSPARQNNTLFSTASFDSIKQVDAGLLNIGYAESGPANGQPVILLHGWPYDIHSYTEVSAILAKAGYRVIVPHLRGHGTTQFLSAQTFRNGQQAAIATDVIALMDALKIDRAIIGGFDWGARTANIVAALWPERCKAMVSVSGYLIGSQEANKKPLPPKAELSWWYQFYFSTERGQIGYEANRRDFNRLIWETASPKWKFDDATFAQTAPSFDNPDHVAIVIHNYRWRLGLAEGETKYDDLERKLATAPPIIVPSVTLEGDANGAPHPKPADYAARFKGKYAHHTINGGIGHNLPQEAPKAFADAIIEAESFAR